A part of Haliotis asinina isolate JCU_RB_2024 chromosome 10, JCU_Hal_asi_v2, whole genome shotgun sequence genomic DNA contains:
- the LOC137298830 gene encoding uncharacterized protein has translation MTSSSDANRSSLSDGTLDNLHKGMVCAYKNNRENSSDSNDGPLNNPNSKSINTGCHDYFNESSTILRRRKPKVPEAVTLAGPQQLPSTYDQKDLMSILVNIQIHQETLLKEVREIKDTQKEIQRDLVRLKGSSSDGDLSVTGLAYDRRARYSIRPMSTVSMRIQEMANSESAYVRTNEEEFDTRL, from the exons ATGACGTCAAGTTCCGATGCGAATCGTTCCAGTCTCTCAGACGGCACCTTAGACAACCTTCATAAGGGCATGGTTTGTGCTTACAAAAACAACCGTGAAAATAGCAGCGATAGCAATGATGGACCATTGAACAACCCAAATAGCAAGTCCATAAATACAGGATGCCATGATTATTTTAACGAATCATCCACCATCCTCAGACGGAGAAAACCTAAAGTCCCAG AAGCAGTAACTCTTGCTGGGCCTCAGCAGCTACCTTCCACTTATGATCAGAAAGATCTGATGAGTATTTTGGTGAACATTCAAATTCACCAAG AAACACTGCTAAAGGAGGTCAGAGAGATCAAAGACACACAGAAAGAGATACAACGAGATCTTGTGAGACTGAAGG GCAGCAGTAGTGATGGTGACCTCAGTGTAACGGGCCTTGCCTATGACAGACGCGCCCGATATTCA ATTCGCCCCATGAGCACAGTATCTATGAGAATTCAAGAAATGGCGAATTCGGAATCAGCATATGTAAGAACCAATGAAGAGGAATTCGATACCAGACTTTAA
- the LOC137297755 gene encoding uncharacterized protein produces the protein ILISVEKTKGVATVDFKTKICSDLKVERPSTLNIVSLLCQRKSSPQKAATLRGLLPNPLESRNIQLKAYRPKDQDKSNIESNPDTFAQYIWEKLRFREYLSCMTKNEDGGSFYLGITEKEKQYQCVPQDSTRTYSSFAPEIEGFVLPFSEDDLKNSLLRLIQSHVRILHVDTALEDFPPDLIKFQFHCSKSKGCVLEIAVGYTSGIAFYDEKGPLAYHVKEGEVQRITPDDWLSRVTKTFDDFKGDSSP, from the coding sequence attcTCATATCGGTTGAGAAAACAAAGGGAGTTGCTACTGTGGATTTTAAAACTAAAATTTGCTCCGACTTAAAAGTCGAAAGACCATCAACGCTTAATATCGTATCTCTCTTGTGTCAAAGGAAGAGTTCTCCCCAAAAAGCAGCAACATTAAGAGGTTTGCTACCAAATCCGCTTGAAAGTCGAAACATACAGCTCAAAGCATATCGACCTAAAGACCAAGACAAAAGCAACATTGAAAGTAACCCAGATACATTTGCTCAATATATTTGGGAAAAACTTCGCTTCAGGGAATATCTCAGCTGCATGACAAAAAATGAAGACGGAGGGTCCTTCTATTTAGGAAttacagaaaaagaaaaacagtaTCAATGTGTACCACAGGACAGCACACGAACCTACAGTAGTTTCGCCCCAGAGATTGAGGGATTTGTATTGCCCTTTAGTGAAGACGATTTAAAGAACAGTCTTTTGCGTTTGATTCAATCTCATGTTAGGATCCTACACGTTGATACAGCTCTCGAGGACTTTCCACCAGATCTTATAAAATTTCAGTTTCACTGTTCTAAAAGCAAAGGGTGTGTTCTGGAAATTGCGGTTGGTTATACGAGCGGGATAGCGTTCTATGATGAAAAAGGTCCCCTGGCTTATCACGTGAAAGAAGGGGAAGTTCAAAGAATAACCCCGGACGACTGGTTGAGTAGAGTAACAAAAACGTTTGATGATTTCAAGGGTGATTCATCTCCTTAG